TAATTCCAAAACAATCTCTTCGTTGTTTTGTGGGTTATTAGTATTTAATTCTTGTGCAATCCTTTCTATAATCTCTAGTTTAGTGTTTTTTCCAAACATATCCTTTTGCTCATGCGGTATTTTGTTTCTAAACTTAAAAATATATTTAAAAAATAGATTTCTGTTTTCTATATCATTAAATCCTTCAACCAAATTTAACAACCTATAAGTTACTTTATGTAGTTCGTAGGTTTCAAAAAAATTTACAAGCATAGAATTTGCTTCATCGGTATTACCAAGATTGACATTAACCAAAAAATTTTCAATGAGTAATTCTGAAATTTTACCCTTTACATGGTACGAAAAATACTTATCAAAATGGTTAATATGATTGATTCTTAACTCCTTGTTATAAAGTTCAGGACTTTTTTTAGTTTGGAAAACCGCAGCTTGCAACAAAGGAAATAACCTTGAAATAATAGGCATTGTCATCTCATAATTATTCGACAGATTCTCTCTAAATCCATTTAAAGAGCTACTCACATTAGCACCATAAGAATCATTGAAAGTGATCTGCTGCTGCAATGCAGTCATTGGGTCATTTGGGTGGTATGACTTAATTTCATTATAGCATTTAGGATATTTAATTTTTAAATATTCAATCCAAAACAAATCACTAAGATTTACTTCTTTCCCAATAGCAAAAGCGGAGAAGAAAAAAGAGTTCATTACTCTTATAACTTCCCTTGGACTTTTAAATAAGTATGGCTTATATTCGGAAATGATTTCCCCTAATTCCTCCTTTTTAACTTCATCTAACTCATAACCCAGATTCTTAGTTAGAATTACAATCTTCGAACTTAAAAATCTTTTTAAATCAGCTTCCTCTGCTTTTGGCAACGTAATGGGTATATTTATAATTTTATCTAGAAAAAGCCTACCATCCTCAACCTCGGTTCCATATCTGTGATTAATTGCCTTTGCGACCTGTTCGTTGTCCATAGTGATTAAATAAATTAAATTCTTAAAATTTCCATTTAACTTGATAATCTTAAGAATTGTATATATTTCATCCTTATCTAGCCTATCAACATCATCAATAAATACTATTATCTTGAATTTAGCACTAACTAAAGCTTCATTTATTTTGATTTTTATCTCTTCTAAGGAAAGTCTAGGGCTTTCCAAGTCATCTCCTAAAGTCTTTAAGATTTCATAAGGTTCAAATGTAACCTTAGTTCCGAAAACTTTTGGGACACCTGTGGATACAGATAGTTTTACCGCCTTTAAATACCTTCCGTATTTTCTAATTAATTTACCGGCTTTTTCAAGAGATTCGTTTGTTGAAAAGAAAAGCCTAGTACTAAGACCCTCGTAAAAATCAAATAAAATTTCTTCTTCCGAACCATATCTCCAAGGATTAAAGTGATATTTCATTACTCCCAGTTCATCATCATTCTTTTCAAATACATCTATATTTTTCTCTAATAAATTTAAAAAGGAGGTCTTTCCTTCGCCCCACTTACCATAAATCCCTATTGATAATGATTCTTCAAAAACATTCGTAGTCTGGATAATGCGTTGAACTTTTTTTGCAAAAAATTGAAAATTAAATAAGTCATCTTTTTCAAATAAAATTGGGGTATCCTTTATAATCTCCATCCAACAATAAGTTTAATCTAAGTTAACAATTAGTTATCTAAAAATTCTTGGTCTTAAACTTAAAACCGAAATAAAATTAATACCTTAAAACATGTCCAAACCATACGCTGAAGAACGTATCAAGGTACCTCGTTTTAATGAGGAATCCGGCTTTTATACGACACCTCAACGCTCTAAAATAATGAGCAAAATTAGAGGCAAGAACACCAAGCCGGAACTTGCATTTAGGAAAGCGCTCTACGCGGCAGGTTATCGCTATAGGATTGACTACAAAAAGCTTATAGGAAAACCGGACATTGCACTACCCAAATATAAAACAGTAATCTTTATTGATGGTGATTATTGGCATGGAAAGGATTGGGAGCTAAGAAAGCCTAAAATTAAAACCAACAGCGCATTTTGGGTTGCCAAATTTGAACGCAACATACAGCGTGATAAAGAAGTAAATCTAGCCCTAGCGGAAAAAGGGTACACCGTTTTCCGGTTTTGGGAATCAGAGATTAAAAAAGATATAGGGGCTTGTCTTCAAAAGGTAATCGTCCACCTAAATTCCATGCATACGCGATAATTTTTTATGCCATAAAACTCAATTAGGAAACCTTTAACCTTTGAAAGTCCTAATTTATAAAGGCTTTAACGGATTTTTCAACTTCTGTTTATTAAATTAAAGATGAAATTAATTATTAACCTTAAAACAATAACAAATGAAGAGGATTGCAATTTTAGCAACAAATGGATTTGAAGAAAGTGAATTAAAATCACCCAAAGAAGCGATGGAAAATGCCGGATTTCAGGTAGATATCGTAAGCCCGGAAAACGAAGAAATCAAAGGATGGGCAAATGGAAACTGGTCCGATACCTACAAGGTAGACAAAACATTGAATGACGTTAAAGCAGAAGATTATAATGCCCTAGTCTTACCGGGCGGAGTGATTAATCCGGATAAACTGAGAAGGAACGACGAAGCCCTACTATTCGTGAGGGATTTCTTTAAAATGAAGAAACCGGTTGCGGCCATCTGTCACGCTCCGCAAATTTTAATTAGTGCAGACGTGGTCAAGGGAAGAAAAATGACATCGTTCAGTTCTATTAAGGACGACTTAGTAAATGCTGGGGCAAAGTGGATAGACCAAGAGGTAGTTGTAGACGAAGGATTCGTAACCAGCAGAAATCCGAACGATTTACCAGCTTTCAATTCAAAGTTGATTGAAGAGATAAAAGAAGGAAAGCACGAAGAACAACATGCGTAGTCTTCTGACTTTATGATTATTGAAGCCCGATGGAAACATCGGGTTTTTTTATGTCCCAAACAGTACTTATTTCCTTAATTTTAAACTGTGCAAACCAATAAATTACAATTCAATTCTAAATTGCCTAAGGTTGAAACCACCATTTTTACAACGGTGGGTAACTTAGCAAGAAAGCATGATGCCATTGACCTATCCCAAGGCTTTCCAAATTTCAAGGCCGACCAAGAACTCATGCAATTGGTGGCGCAAGCCATGCAAGATGGGCATAACCAATACGCCCCAATGCCAGGCTATTTTGGATTGCGCGAGGTTATCTCCCAAAAGATGGATAGCTTACACGAGGCTTACTACCATCCCGAATCAGAAATTACGGTAACCGTTGGTGCTACACAGGCTATTTTTACGGCTATAACGGCATTCATAAACCAAGGTGATGAAGTAATCGTCTTAAAACCGGCCTATGATTGTTATGAACCGGCTATTGAACTCAATGGAGGTATTCCCATACACCTAGAACTTAAAGCTCCAGAATATGCGGTAGATTGGGTCGCCTTTAAAGCATTGCTTACGTCCAAAACCAAAATGGTAGTTATTAACACACCGCACAATCCTAGTGGTCGTATATTTTCGAAAGCGGATATGCTGCAATTACAAGCCTTGTTGCGTGATACCGATATTATCTTAATTAGTGATGAGGTATATGAGCACATCATCTTTGATGGTGCTGAGCATGAAAGCGTTGCAAGGTTTGAGGGTTTGGCTTCGCGCAGTTTTATTTGTGCTTCCTTTGGAAAAACTTTTCATGTCACCGGATGGAAAATGGGCTATTGCGCAGCTCCAGCCCCTTTAATGAAAGAGTTTAGAAAAGTACATCAGTTTAACGTATTCAGTGTAGACCATCCTACCCAACGTGCCATGGCCAAATATCTAAAACATAAAATTCATTACACAGACCTGAATGCTTTTTATCAGCAAAAGAGAGATTTCTTTTTAAAGGGTGTAACCAGTTCCAAGTTTCTTTTTAAACCGACCATGGGCACTTATTTTCAATTATTGGATTATAGTCAAATCACAGATGAAGCGGACGAGGATTTTGCTAAAAGGTTAATCACGGACTATAAAATAGCCAGCATTCCTATTTCGTCCTTTAATGTGGACAATAGGGACGACAAGGTACTACGGTTCTGTTTTGCCAAAAAGCCAGAAACCCTGACTAAAGCCTTGACCGTTCTTAACCGACTTTAAGGCATTGCGGCATTTACCTTGGTCATGAATGCTCCTATTTTACTAGGCTCTAACCATCGGGTAACCACGACCAAATCATTGTCCCGGTCTACGACGATAAAATTCCCGCCAAATCCTGCAGCGTAATAGATGTTTTCCGAAAGACCTTCCCAGTGCCTATCCCCTTTTTTATTAAGCCACCACATATAGCCATAATTGGGGTTTGGGGCGGAGGCGTAATGGCCTGTTCAATCCACTCGTTGCTAATTATGGATTGATTTTTCCATTTGCCATTGTTCAAGAACAAAAGTCCAAAACGGGCCATGTCTTCGGTATTTATGAATAGGCCTGCGCCAGAATGACCGCCACCCGTTACGGATTTCATGTTTATTCCATCGATTTCTGTCCAAGCATGGTCATAACCGTACCACCGCCAAGTTGAAGAAGCACCGATATGGTCCATAATATTTTCCTTGAGAACCTGTGGCATGGGCTTACGCCACACATGAGTAAGGGCATATGCCAAAACATTGACTCGAACATCGTTATATTCCATTACGGTTCCCGGTTCTTTGGGAAGTGCAAATTTCCAATCATCTACATTACCCTCCTTTGGTGGTCGGTCGGCCCAATCCTTAGCTCCCCAAAGCGCTCCCCACCAAGCTGAATTTTGCTGTAGTAAATGCTCCCAGGTAATCTTTGAGTTATGGGCACCATCAAAGGTTCCATCCCAAATATAACCTCCAACTTTATCATTGGTATTGGAAATGATTCCTTTATCAACCGCCAAGCCTGCCATAGTACTCAAAAAACTCTTGGTGACACTAAAGGTCATGTCTACCCTTTTGGTATCTCCCCACTGGGCAATAACATATCCGTTTTTAAGGATCATTCCCGCAGGTCCGCCTCTTTTTTTCGTAGGACCCAAAATCTTATGATAAGGTTCTCGTTCAAAACCCTTAAGAATAGCGATACGTAAATCTCGCGAACCGGAGTATTCGTTAGACTCCGCAAACGATACAGCCTCATTAAGTTTGGAACCGTCCACTTTAAACGCTTTCGGGTCCTTTTGTTCCCAAGCCAAATTTTTATCCGGAAAATAGTATTCTTGTGCCGTTATTGCGGTTGCTCCAAAAAGTAGTAGTGTAAATAGAATGAGGTATTTCATGGTAAGTCTTTATGAGGTCCTTAAGTTAATCAAATCAAAACGCATTAACCAATCCGTTTGTTTATCCGAACCAATAAAATAAGGATGCGTCCCGAACTTCTTAAAGCCATGTTTTTCGTAAAATTTAATCGCCTTTATATTTCTTTCCCAGACACCTAGCCATAAAAAGGATTTACCGGCTTCGGCCATTAACTGTTTTGCCTTATTAAGGATCATTGCTCCATATCCATTGCCCTGATATTCGCGCACCACATAGATGCGTTCCAATTCCATACTTTCCTCCAGTTTCAAATCAGACTGGGCATCATTAGTATTCAACTTGAAATACCCAATTCTAACCTTCTTTAGGTAGGCGAAATAAAATGTAGTATTTGGATTTTGAAATTCTGCCATGAGCCTTTCATTACTAAAAGCCACTTTCATATAGTTCTCAAAATCCTCTGGGTCGTTATCTGCTGCGAAAGCTTCAGAAAACGTCTTTTTTGCCATCTTAACCAAGATTTCCAATTCTTCTTTTTGGCATTTTTTATAGGTAACCATCACACTACTAAAATAAAAAAAGGAGCAAATAAATTTGCTCCTCTACGGGGGAATTTTGATGTTACATTATTTATATCATAAACAACTTCTTAGTCAGTTTAAAGATTCCTTTCAGAAATTCTCCGATATGCATAGTTGGTTCTTCTATGGCTACTGTTTTTTGATTCGTTGGGGTTTGCATAATTAGTAGGTATTTCATTATTAATTTTGTTTTGAGGCGAAGTTACTTCCGGTAACTCTTACCAAGTATGTTCCATTTTCACTAGCTACCATCTTTACCTTATCGTCCGGGAAATCGGTCCCAGGGTAAGAAATGGTGTATATATCATCTTCTACCGTCCATCTAAAATCTGTTAAGAAGGTCACCTCTTCACCATTATATCCATGAAACCTTCCTAGATACACATCATTAAAAATTCACTCTTCCTTGTCTACGGTCATTTTGTTACTATTGGTGGCGGTTTTGACATTATGTTGCCAAATACCAATTACGGGGTCATTATTTATCTCTATTTTTGAACATGATGTGAAAAGAACGCATACTACTAAACATTTGAAAAAAGTCTTCATTTTAGGTTAAGTTTTTAAAAGCGATTTGGGATTCACTTTAATTACAATACAAATATATGAAGGAATTTTCTTACAAAAATAATTAATGTGGCGAAATGCTCATTTTTTGTTGTCAACTGAACGAATATAAAAATATAATCGTTGAAATGACATTTTTTATCGTTGAAATACAAAATTATTTTAATTAGGTTATCTATTCATATGAATTTTTTCGTTTTATGCGGAGATTCAAGAAATTTCTACGTCGTATAAAGCTTCAAAAAGCACTTAAGATATCCCCGTTTCAAAAATTAAAGAATAAAAAAAGAGCGACTTGGGGGAGTCGCTCTTTTATAATCTATTCTTTTAAAGAATCTATAACATAAATAATTTTTTGGTCAATTGTACAATTCCGCTGAAAAAATCATTTCTGTAAACTTGTACTTTCTCTTCTGGTGCAATGTGGTTCGTTT
This genomic window from Maribacter sp. MJ134 contains:
- a CDS encoding serine hydrolase domain-containing protein; the protein is MKYLILFTLLLFGATAITAQEYYFPDKNLAWEQKDPKAFKVDGSKLNEAVSFAESNEYSGSRDLRIAILKGFEREPYHKILGPTKKRGGPAGMILKNGYVIAQWGDTKRVDMTFSVTKSFLSTMAGLAVDKGIISNTNDKVGGYIWDGTFDGAHNSKITWEHLLQQNSAWWGALWGAKDWADRPPKEGNVDDWKFALPKEPGTVMEYNDVRVNVLAYALTHVWRKPMPQVLKENIMDHIGASSTWRWYGYDHAWTEIDGINMKSVTGGGHSGAGLFINTEDMARFGLLFLNNGKWKNQSIISNEWIEQAITPPPQTPIMAICGGLIKKGIGTGKVFRKTSITLQDLAGILSS
- a CDS encoding P-loop NTPase fold protein: MEIIKDTPILFEKDDLFNFQFFAKKVQRIIQTTNVFEESLSIGIYGKWGEGKTSFLNLLEKNIDVFEKNDDELGVMKYHFNPWRYGSEEEILFDFYEGLSTRLFFSTNESLEKAGKLIRKYGRYLKAVKLSVSTGVPKVFGTKVTFEPYEILKTLGDDLESPRLSLEEIKIKINEALVSAKFKIIVFIDDVDRLDKDEIYTILKIIKLNGNFKNLIYLITMDNEQVAKAINHRYGTEVEDGRLFLDKIINIPITLPKAEEADLKRFLSSKIVILTKNLGYELDEVKKEELGEIISEYKPYLFKSPREVIRVMNSFFFSAFAIGKEVNLSDLFWIEYLKIKYPKCYNEIKSYHPNDPMTALQQQITFNDSYGANVSSSLNGFRENLSNNYEMTMPIISRLFPLLQAAVFQTKKSPELYNKELRINHINHFDKYFSYHVKGKISELLIENFLVNVNLGNTDEANSMLVNFFETYELHKVTYRLLNLVEGFNDIENRNLFFKYIFKFRNKIPHEQKDMFGKNTKLEIIERIAQELNTNNPQNNEEIVLELAELLNYSELCYFIRGFKYQDFELKLKVLLIEKVKSLMNHPFYKESKNPVNKMVMSVWLHHKPQEFKDYLENYTVSKNCTGKLIQNFCTYWNNKFFGALSLDNFNYINELLDVVWVYSKVKKFYPELINMNIKSFDYNGKKSMTVEDNVKQFIYHYRNNIK
- a CDS encoding methionine aminotransferase, producing the protein MQTNKLQFNSKLPKVETTIFTTVGNLARKHDAIDLSQGFPNFKADQELMQLVAQAMQDGHNQYAPMPGYFGLREVISQKMDSLHEAYYHPESEITVTVGATQAIFTAITAFINQGDEVIVLKPAYDCYEPAIELNGGIPIHLELKAPEYAVDWVAFKALLTSKTKMVVINTPHNPSGRIFSKADMLQLQALLRDTDIILISDEVYEHIIFDGAEHESVARFEGLASRSFICASFGKTFHVTGWKMGYCAAPAPLMKEFRKVHQFNVFSVDHPTQRAMAKYLKHKIHYTDLNAFYQQKRDFFLKGVTSSKFLFKPTMGTYFQLLDYSQITDEADEDFAKRLITDYKIASIPISSFNVDNRDDKVLRFCFAKKPETLTKALTVLNRL
- a CDS encoding type 1 glutamine amidotransferase domain-containing protein, which encodes MKRIAILATNGFEESELKSPKEAMENAGFQVDIVSPENEEIKGWANGNWSDTYKVDKTLNDVKAEDYNALVLPGGVINPDKLRRNDEALLFVRDFFKMKKPVAAICHAPQILISADVVKGRKMTSFSSIKDDLVNAGAKWIDQEVVVDEGFVTSRNPNDLPAFNSKLIEEIKEGKHEEQHA
- a CDS encoding very short patch repair endonuclease produces the protein MSKPYAEERIKVPRFNEESGFYTTPQRSKIMSKIRGKNTKPELAFRKALYAAGYRYRIDYKKLIGKPDIALPKYKTVIFIDGDYWHGKDWELRKPKIKTNSAFWVAKFERNIQRDKEVNLALAEKGYTVFRFWESEIKKDIGACLQKVIVHLNSMHTR
- a CDS encoding GNAT family N-acetyltransferase yields the protein MAKKTFSEAFAADNDPEDFENYMKVAFSNERLMAEFQNPNTTFYFAYLKKVRIGYFKLNTNDAQSDLKLEESMELERIYVVREYQGNGYGAMILNKAKQLMAEAGKSFLWLGVWERNIKAIKFYEKHGFKKFGTHPYFIGSDKQTDWLMRFDLINLRTS